Proteins from a genomic interval of Lycium ferocissimum isolate CSIRO_LF1 chromosome 2, AGI_CSIRO_Lferr_CH_V1, whole genome shotgun sequence:
- the LOC132047269 gene encoding probable pectate lyase P18: MSSIFFTFVLLLLTPLVISIQDPEIVVQDVHRSINASLTRRNLGYLSCGTGNPIDDCWRCDPNWEKNRQRLADCAIGFGKNAIGGRNGRIYVVTDSGDDDPVNPKPGTLRHAVIQDEPLWIIFKRDMVIQLKQELVMNSFKTIDGRGASVHISGGPCITIHQISNIIIHGINIHDCKQSGNGNIRDSPEHSGYWDISDGDGISIFGGKNIWVDHCSLSNCHDGLIDAIHGSTAITISNNYFTHHDKVMLLGHSDSYTQDKGMQVTVAFNHFGEGLVQRMPRCRHGYFHVVNNDYTHWEMYAIGGSAAPTINSQGNRFLAPNEKFLKEVTKHEDAPESQWRSWNWRSEGDLMLNGAYFRQTGAGASSNTYARASSLSARPSTLVGPMTTNAGPLSCKKSSRC, translated from the exons ATGTCAAGTATTTTCTTCACATTTGTCCTTCTTCTTCTAACCCCACTAgtaatttcaatccaagatccAGAAATTGTCGTACAAGATGTTCATAG GAGCATCAATGCGTCATTGACGAGGAGGAACTTGGGCTATTTATCATGTGGAACAGGGAATCCTATTGATGATTGCTGGCGATGTGACCCCAACTGGGAGAAAAATCGCCAACGTTTAGCTGATTGTGCCATTGGCTTTGGAAAGAATGCTATTGGAGGAAGAAATGGTCGAATTTACGTGGTCACCGACTCAGGGGATGATGACCCCGTGAACCCCAAACCCGGAACCCTTAGACATGCCGTTATACAAGATGAGCCTTTATGGatcatttttaaaagagacatggTCATTCAACTCAAACAAGAGCTTGTCATGAACTCTTTCAAAACCATAGACGGTCGGGGCGCTAGTGTTCACATTTCAG GCGGTCCTTGCATTACAATCCATCAAATCTCGAACATTATTATACACGGGATTAATATACACGACTGTAAGCAGAGTGGTAACGGCAACATCAGGGACTCACCCGAGCACTCCGGATATTGGGATATTTCCGATGGAGACGGCATTTCAATTTTCGGAGGGAAGAACATTTGGGTGGACCATTGTTCATTGTCGAATTGCCACGATGGTCTAATTGATGCTATTCACGGATCTACAGCAATCACGATTTCTAACAACTATTTTACTCATCATGATAAGGTTATGTTATTGGGACATAGTGATTCGTATACGCAGGACAAAGGCATGCAAGTCACAGTTGCTTTTAATCATTTTGGTGAAGGGTTGGTGCAAAGAATGCCAAGGTGTAGACATGGTTACTTCCATGTGGTGAATAATGACTATACCCACTGGGAAATGTATGCCATTGGTGGTAGTGCTGCCCCTACCATTAACAGCCAAGGCAATAGGTTTCTTGCTCCCAATGAAAAATTCCTGAAAGAG GTGACAAAGCATGAGGATGCACCAGAAAGTCAGTGGAGAAGCTGGAACTGGAGGTCAGAAGGTGATTTGATGTTAAATGGAGCCTATTTCAGGCAAACTGGGGCAGGTGCATCATCAAATACTTATGCCAGGGCTTCAAGCTTAAGCGCTAGGCCTTCCACATTGGTCGGACCAATGACCACAAATGCCGGTCCTCTCAGCTGCAAAAAAAGCTCCCGTTGCTAG